ATTGTTCTCTAATAAGAAAACCCGCCTCTCTATAATGGTCAAAAGTAAAATTAAATGGCAAGAGAATTATTGTATAGCCCTGCTTGAATAAACATTCGAGTAGATATCGATAAAAAAACATGGGGCAAAATGTACCAAAAAAAGCTCCACCAATGAATTGGATTACTCCTTTAGGCTGGGGATGTAGAGCAACCCAACTAAAAGAAACTGGTTTAAATCTCAGCTTTAGATTCATCATATTCGTGATTGAATTTGCCACTAAACAGATATATATTTAGGAGAAAATAAGCCTGATTCATAAATTAAATAAATTTAAGCATGAATGAGGCTTATTACAAAGCTAATTATGTTAGATTAACTCACATTTTAATGGTAGGTAAGTTCAAACAGAGAACCGCCATGAGCTGTAGGAAGAGAGTAGGCAATTTGATCTAGCTGAACTTTAGTTCCCTCTAGCTCTAAGTTTTTGTAAAATGTTCCTCGATGCTCAGGAGTCAATAGTAATTTAGCAGAGTCATAACCCGTCGAAAGAGAAGATATGAAAATTTCTACATAACCTCTAACCTCAAACTTTTCATTTTTTAATAATTCGGGGTTAAGAATGTTGGGCTGTAGAAGAAATAAACCTGTGTCGCTAGCTGGAATAGTTCTCGTGAATCTGATTTTATTAGGAGCAAAATCAGGCTCAATAGTAGCCAACATATTACTCTCATCTACATCAATAAAGCCGACAAGTTGCTTAATATCTACAGGAGGATTAGAGACTATCGTGAAGACAAGAGAAATAGTTACATCAAAGGCATTAACATTACTAAGAGTTAGAAAATAGCCTTGAATAACTGTACGACTAAGCTTGTCAATCTTAGCTTTTAAATCCAATGGCACTTTTACAGGAATATCTTCCTGTTTAGGAAATTGTCGTTTGACGAGAAGCTCAAAAGTAGAGACAAGCATAATTTTAACCTTGAATTTTTGATGTGTAATTATTGTTGAACTTTAGAAAACTTTGTCTAAGTCTAAAAATTACTCCAAAACTGTTTATTGCTATTCCGGAAAATTAGCCTCATTTTTCGCCAAAAACCTGTCTTTTCAGAAATTATCTATTTCATGGTCGGGCTTTCTTGTTTTTAGCTCTTCTGCCTTTTTTGAAACAGAGGGATTGGCTGCCAGCTATTAGTACACTTCCTTCTGTTAAATCTGTGACTAAAATACTGTACAAGTGAGTTATGTTTTGGGTTAGACAAAGCCGACAACGCAGCTAGCTAGCTAGCTAGCTGCACGGACTGTCACAGAACTACTGCTACAGGCCAAGCATTCGCAACAAGTTAGAAGAGAGCGAATTGGTAGGCATAGAGCCGAGATGCCCTATTACCCAACGCTTAACTAGACTGCTTTTTAAATATGGCAGTGCAAATATGATTTTAAAATTAGTCAAGTCTATTTCACGTTCTATCCACTGGTGTAAGTTCAGTGAACGACAACAAAACCACTGTCTTGTTGGTTAAGTTCTGACATCTGGCTCTACTGTCTAATGTTTTGCTCTGTACTAAGAACTGGTCATCATCTCCCGTGACGGTACATACAAGTCCAATCAATGTTTCTATAAGGGATTTCGGGTGATGTTGATTTGGATCTCCTAGATTATTTTGAGTATTAAAAGACATAGCTGATCCATCAGACTCTCCAAGATTTTGAAGGCGTTCGCGTCGTGCAGCACGTTTAGCTAATATGGACATCAGGTTAGACCAAGTTTCAGCATCCAGTCGGTAGACTTTAATTTTTTGCCTCTCAAACCCCGGCTCAAACCTCGACCAGCGAAATGTCGCTTTGATTCCCAACTGTGATAACATCTGATGCACAACCTGAACATCACTCATTTTGTCGCTGATGGTGCGGTTGAGATGGTGTAATATTTCTGGGGCATATTTACGAATCTTGTCGGCGTAGGGTTTGAGGTCAGCCTTAGTCCATTCTTTGTTTGGATCTAAAAAGTCATTTAATCCAAATGCTTCTCGCATAGAACGCCGCAGTGCTGTACCGGAAATATCCCACGGGCAAATAGCTTGATTCCAGTTAGCTTGTTTCTCTAATGATTTGGCTGTTCTGTCAAGTCCTAATGCAGGGTATAGTTGCGCTTCTAAATTGAGCAGTTCCCCGCGTCGTCGGCCTTCTTTGTCCCAAAGTACAACTTCTAATGTTAGCTCATCTAGGCAGTAGAAATCTTTCAGGTAATATTTTCTAATTGCTAGTGCATCTTCTGGTGAAACTACTTCTTGGGATTCCAAGAGGGCAATTTCTGGATAAGTTAAATCGGCAGCAGCTACTATGTCTTTGGCTTCAATTTGTTTGATTTCGTCTTTGGCTGACTTTAATAATAGTTTGACAGCTTTATCCGATTCTCGATTATCAATTGTAATCTGATGTCCTTCGTGTCTTAGTCGAATTAGCAGTGCATCAGAGAGATTCATCATCGAATAATTCTGCTCGGCACTAATTCGGGCATACAAATTAACATGGGGGTTTGATTGCCAATCGAAATTAGCAATACCTTCAACAATATCTGGTCTGAGGTTGGAACGGACTAAGCTAACAGTGGCATCTGTTCTCTGTTGTAATTGGGCTTTAATTTCTAGATAATTACTGGAGCGAGAAACTTTACAGTAATTTGTCCCACGTTTGGCACACCAAACTGTGCGGTCTACGTTGTCTCGTAGTCGAGCTAAAGATTGGGACATATCAGCGTCGGTGGATGATGCACCGGTGAAAATTCCATAGACTTTCTCGACAAAATCTGGAATTTCTATGCTGACTCCGGTGGCGACTGTGGGAGAACAAATAATTACGTCATATAACCCTTCGGCAATTACAGCGTCGGGAGTTTTCAAAAACCTTTTTTCATCAGGATTGCCACTGGTTTCTGAGTTAACTAGCAGGATTCTAATACCAGGAATTTCTTTTTGTAGGAGTCGTGCTGTTGTCTTGCTGGTGGCTTTGCTATCTGTGGTGACATATAGCGCCTTACCTTGCTCGATGTTCCGTGCATTTTGGATTAACTCGTTTATAACAGCTGATTTATCTTTGGCTTGAATAAATGTTATGTGGTAGGGTTTGGGTTGATAGTCGTTGTAAATTAAGTAGATTGGATCTGGGTTTTCTCGGAGTTCCCAGATGTAATTTAGGGTTGGGTTGTTTAAATCAGCATCAGCAACAATTATTCTCCGAGCGACTCTAATTAATTCTGCAAATCTCGCTAGTAATGCGGGACGTTTCCCGTCTTGATCGCAAGTACTAGAAGTTAGTAAGTGACGAACAACTTGGACAATTTCATCAATCATTAAGTCACAACCAGCAAATTTTTTCGGGTCGATGGCTAGGAGTGAATCAACACAGAAACCAATTCGGAAGCTGTAAGCTCCTCCTTTGATAAAATTGCCGTTGACTTTATCTAAGTCGCCTCGGTAATCTAAAGAAGCCCTGGCACATAAATTCTGTACGAGGGCAATTCTGTGACTCGGTGCTAATAGTTTCTCAGACTTAGCTGTTGTTTTGGCCATAAACTTAGTTTTACCAGTGCCTTTACCTGAGTTAATGCCAATAATTCCTGACTCGGGTAAGTCTTTGATCTCCAAGGTCGATAAGTCGGCTGTGGTTACTTTTAATGAGGGTTCGTAAGTTAAGCGATTTTCTAAGCGTTGCCACAACTGCCAATGTGCTACTGAAAGGGCTTGGTTTAAGGCTGTATACCAGGCTGTTACCCCAGCGTTTACTATCAGGTCATCCACGCCTTTACACAGTCCTTTTTGACCGTCCCAGATGGCGATATCAACTATTGAGCCGGCGGCGGTCAATAATCGGCTAAAGCGGAAATTGGCAGCGTTAACTCGTTTTTGGGTTTGTGGATTGGTGTCTTGGTCAAAGGCGAGGGTAATTTTTCTGCCTTTTGTGGCAAATCGTGCTATATCTGGGATTAAGTAGGGCTTGACAGGGTTGCCAAGTCTATCTTTGCTGCGGTAGCCTGAGTTAATTCCGTAAAGGGCAATGGCTACATACCCCTGTGACAACAGGCATAAGGATTTTTTACCCCCTTCTGTAATGATGATCGGGATTTCTGGGTGGAGTTCAAGCCAGTCCCAAAAACTTTCGCCAGGAGGGGGGACTTCTACGCCGTAGCGGTTGGCAATTAAGCGTCTAGTTTCTCGGTTGACGGTGGGGAGATAGGCGCGTGAACCGTTCCCAATTGGGCTTTCGTATTTTTGATCCTTGTCTTTTTTCGGGTCAGTCCTGGGTGTACTCAGTTTGGCTTGCCAGGGGCTACCGTCTTCGTTAAAAAATATTGCGGCGTGGAGTGTGGGTTTGGCTTGATGTCCAAATCTGGTATATTTCCAGTTCAGTGCGTCGTGGATTGGGGTTGAGACATCCCCGCCATCACTAATTTCTATGTCGGAGACGATACGGATGTTATCAGTGTACAGAGAAATTGCGATCGCACTT
This sequence is a window from Nostoc sphaeroides. Protein-coding genes within it:
- a CDS encoding plasmid replication protein, CyRepA1 family gives rise to the protein MKNLSSVLPSAQNLLPEESLSEFASRIEREFLTESAIAISLYTDNIRIVSDIEISDGGDVSTPIHDALNWKYTRFGHQAKPTLHAAIFFNEDGSPWQAKLSTPRTDPKKDKDQKYESPIGNGSRAYLPTVNRETRRLIANRYGVEVPPPGESFWDWLELHPEIPIIITEGGKKSLCLLSQGYVAIALYGINSGYRSKDRLGNPVKPYLIPDIARFATKGRKITLAFDQDTNPQTQKRVNAANFRFSRLLTAAGSIVDIAIWDGQKGLCKGVDDLIVNAGVTAWYTALNQALSVAHWQLWQRLENRLTYEPSLKVTTADLSTLEIKDLPESGIIGINSGKGTGKTKFMAKTTAKSEKLLAPSHRIALVQNLCARASLDYRGDLDKVNGNFIKGGAYSFRIGFCVDSLLAIDPKKFAGCDLMIDEIVQVVRHLLTSSTCDQDGKRPALLARFAELIRVARRIIVADADLNNPTLNYIWELRENPDPIYLIYNDYQPKPYHITFIQAKDKSAVINELIQNARNIEQGKALYVTTDSKATSKTTARLLQKEIPGIRILLVNSETSGNPDEKRFLKTPDAVIAEGLYDVIICSPTVATGVSIEIPDFVEKVYGIFTGASSTDADMSQSLARLRDNVDRTVWCAKRGTNYCKVSRSSNYLEIKAQLQQRTDATVSLVRSNLRPDIVEGIANFDWQSNPHVNLYARISAEQNYSMMNLSDALLIRLRHEGHQITIDNRESDKAVKLLLKSAKDEIKQIEAKDIVAAADLTYPEIALLESQEVVSPEDALAIRKYYLKDFYCLDELTLEVVLWDKEGRRRGELLNLEAQLYPALGLDRTAKSLEKQANWNQAICPWDISGTALRRSMREAFGLNDFLDPNKEWTKADLKPYADKIRKYAPEILHHLNRTISDKMSDVQVVHQMLSQLGIKATFRWSRFEPGFERQKIKVYRLDAETWSNLMSILAKRAARRERLQNLGESDGSAMSFNTQNNLGDPNQHHPKSLIETLIGLVCTVTGDDDQFLVQSKTLDSRARCQNLTNKTVVLLSFTELTPVDRT